Proteins encoded together in one Variovorax paradoxus window:
- a CDS encoding DUF899 domain-containing protein — translation MTASIESAPEGGQPAMHTPPVVSPKAWQAAYEQLLVKEKAHTRARDALAAERRRMPWTAVEKTYAFEGPAGKASLADLFEGRRQLIVYRAFFEPGVFGWPEHACRGCSMVADQVAHVAHLNARDTTLVFVSRAPQQDIARLKARMGWEIPWFTLTDSFDADFGVDEWHGTNVFYRDGGRVFRTYFLNNRGDEQMGNTWNYLDITPLGRQEVWEDSPKGYPQTPTYKWWNWHDSYAADAESDKKWAEVSAAGEAAFREESARAKS, via the coding sequence ATGACTGCATCCATCGAAAGCGCGCCCGAAGGCGGCCAGCCTGCCATGCACACGCCTCCCGTCGTGTCGCCCAAGGCGTGGCAAGCGGCCTACGAGCAACTGCTGGTAAAGGAAAAAGCGCACACCCGCGCCCGAGACGCCTTGGCCGCCGAACGGCGGCGAATGCCGTGGACGGCCGTGGAGAAGACCTATGCCTTCGAAGGCCCCGCGGGCAAGGCCAGCCTGGCAGACCTGTTCGAGGGACGGCGCCAGTTGATCGTGTATCGTGCCTTCTTCGAGCCCGGCGTATTCGGCTGGCCTGAACACGCCTGCCGCGGCTGCTCGATGGTGGCCGACCAGGTGGCCCATGTGGCGCACCTGAACGCACGCGACACCACGCTTGTCTTCGTTTCGCGGGCGCCTCAGCAAGACATTGCGCGGCTCAAGGCACGAATGGGGTGGGAGATACCGTGGTTCACCCTCACCGACAGCTTCGATGCCGACTTTGGCGTGGACGAATGGCACGGCACGAACGTGTTTTATCGCGACGGCGGCCGCGTGTTCCGAACGTACTTCCTGAACAACCGCGGCGACGAGCAGATGGGCAATACCTGGAACTATCTCGACATCACGCCGCTGGGCCGGCAAGAGGTATGGGAAGACTCGCCCAAGGGCTATCCGCAGACGCCCACCTACAAGTGGTGGAACTGGCACGACAGTTATGCCGCCGATGCCGAGTCCGACAAGAAATGGGCCGAGGTGTCGGCGGCTGGCGAGGCGGCCTTCCGGGAGGAGAGCGCCCGCGCCAAGTCTTGA
- a CDS encoding DUF6766 family protein, with the protein MKKSIWKLYGYGWVTLGFFLVSLVGHWVFGWFAYVDEQKNFGVPPEMSGYLIQMSRDTLENWQSEFLQLIWQIGGLAFLLYVGSPQSKEGDDRMEAKIDAILAAVDPKNADKLIDEIDQEYAGRHTDQRWTRMAKQGSSK; encoded by the coding sequence ATGAAGAAATCGATCTGGAAACTCTACGGCTATGGGTGGGTCACCCTGGGCTTCTTCCTCGTCTCGTTGGTCGGCCACTGGGTCTTTGGCTGGTTCGCCTATGTCGACGAACAAAAGAATTTCGGCGTGCCGCCGGAAATGTCGGGCTACCTCATCCAGATGTCGCGCGACACGCTGGAAAACTGGCAATCGGAATTTTTGCAGCTGATCTGGCAGATCGGCGGGCTGGCGTTTCTTCTGTATGTCGGCTCGCCGCAATCCAAGGAAGGCGACGACCGCATGGAAGCCAAGATCGACGCCATCCTGGCGGCAGTCGACCCGAAGAACGCCGATAAGCTGATCGACGAGATCGACCAGGAATATGCGGGCAGGCACACCGACCAGCGCTGGACGCGAATGGCGAAGCAGGGCTCCTCCAAGTAG
- a CDS encoding GntR family transcriptional regulator yields MTALTRIRLDRTRLAAPQVLEKLRDAILSLELVPGTVLVRQELADRFGVSQTPVREALLRLAEEGLVDVFPQHATLVSRIDIDAARQAHFLRRSIELEIVHQLAEQATPDLVAQLKTQIALQATLAAERQYGDFVGADRKFHHLMYEAAGVPSLWDMVSRVSGHVDRLRRLHLPTAGKTEAILRDHRAIVRAIAQGDSAGAQKALREHLSGTLSSLPEICARHPSFIVPGS; encoded by the coding sequence ATGACCGCCCTCACCCGGATCCGACTCGACCGCACGCGCCTCGCAGCACCACAGGTGCTCGAGAAGCTGCGCGATGCCATTCTTTCGCTTGAACTCGTGCCCGGCACAGTGCTGGTTCGGCAAGAGCTGGCCGACAGGTTCGGCGTGAGCCAGACACCCGTGCGCGAGGCCTTGCTGCGGCTGGCCGAAGAAGGCTTGGTGGATGTGTTTCCCCAGCATGCGACGCTGGTCAGCCGTATCGACATCGACGCGGCCCGGCAGGCGCACTTTCTGCGCCGCTCGATCGAGCTCGAGATCGTGCACCAGCTGGCCGAGCAGGCCACGCCCGATCTCGTGGCGCAGCTCAAGACACAGATCGCGCTGCAGGCAACGCTGGCGGCGGAACGGCAGTACGGCGACTTCGTCGGCGCCGACCGCAAGTTTCATCACCTGATGTACGAGGCGGCCGGGGTGCCGAGCCTGTGGGACATGGTGAGCCGCGTTTCAGGCCACGTCGACCGGCTGCGGCGCCTGCACCTGCCCACCGCGGGCAAGACCGAGGCAATTCTTCGCGACCACCGCGCCATCGTGCGCGCCATTGCGCAAGGCGACAGTGCCGGCGCGCAGAAGGCGCTGCGCGAGCACCTCTCGGGCACGCTGAGCTCGCTGCCGGAAATCTGCGCGCGGCATCCCAGCTTTATCGTGCCGGGGAGCTGA
- a CDS encoding MarR family winged helix-turn-helix transcriptional regulator gives MQAFPDAGDLRTPQSLNDLLLYRLSRAVRTSSGMATRLVEGGFGITRREWGMIATLAQQGEMRSSALAAHLHLDRVRTSRGLRGLVEKKLVVRRQDADDRREVHVRLSASGRELYEKVFPRIAGLNTDLLEGIEPAHLDIFLQCLRHLEERANTLSAQGAVVEKANRRSGGTRHRWPESGTA, from the coding sequence ATGCAAGCTTTTCCCGATGCAGGCGACTTGCGCACGCCGCAATCCCTGAACGACCTGCTGCTGTATCGGCTTTCGCGCGCGGTGCGCACCAGCAGCGGCATGGCGACCCGACTTGTGGAGGGGGGCTTCGGCATCACGCGCCGCGAATGGGGAATGATCGCCACGCTTGCACAGCAGGGCGAGATGCGGTCTTCGGCGCTGGCCGCGCACCTGCACCTGGACCGCGTGCGCACCTCGCGCGGCCTGCGGGGCCTGGTCGAAAAGAAGCTGGTGGTGCGCCGGCAGGATGCGGACGACCGGCGCGAAGTGCATGTGCGGCTGAGCGCCTCGGGCCGCGAGCTCTACGAAAAGGTGTTTCCGCGCATCGCCGGGCTCAACACCGATCTGCTCGAGGGCATCGAGCCCGCGCACCTGGACATCTTCTTGCAGTGCCTGCGGCACCTCGAAGAACGCGCGAACACGTTGAGTGCACAAGGCGCGGTGGTGGAGAAGGCCAACCGGCGCTCCGGCGGCACGCGGCACCGGTGGCCGGAGTCCGGCACGGCTTAG
- a CDS encoding ribonuclease activity regulator RraA, with amino-acid sequence MNPQTREKLMQVSTATLCTALFKRGLRNQFIQNVHPLNPSLPNMVGEAFTLRYMPAREDLNPITVFNDRSHPQRQAVEQCPVGAVLLMDSRKDARAASAGGILVSRLMKRGVAGVVTDGGFRDSPDIAKLGFPAYHQRPSAPTNLTLHQAIDINVPIGCGDVAVWPGDVVVGDAEGVIVIPADIADEVAAEATEMTVFEDFVQEKVLEGRSILGLYPPTEEQSRTEFAAWRQARGR; translated from the coding sequence GTGAATCCCCAAACCCGCGAGAAGCTGATGCAGGTCAGCACCGCCACCCTGTGCACGGCCCTGTTCAAGCGCGGCCTGCGCAACCAGTTCATCCAGAACGTGCATCCGCTCAACCCTTCGCTGCCCAACATGGTGGGCGAGGCCTTCACGCTGCGCTACATGCCCGCGCGCGAAGACCTGAACCCGATCACCGTGTTCAACGACCGCAGCCATCCGCAGCGCCAGGCCGTGGAGCAATGCCCCGTGGGCGCGGTGCTGCTGATGGACAGCCGCAAGGACGCGCGCGCCGCATCGGCCGGCGGCATTCTGGTGAGCCGGCTCATGAAGCGCGGCGTGGCGGGCGTGGTCACCGACGGCGGTTTTCGCGACAGCCCCGACATCGCGAAGCTGGGCTTCCCCGCCTACCACCAGCGCCCGAGCGCGCCGACCAACCTCACGCTGCACCAGGCCATCGACATCAACGTACCCATCGGCTGCGGCGACGTGGCCGTGTGGCCTGGCGACGTGGTGGTGGGCGATGCAGAGGGCGTCATCGTGATTCCGGCGGACATTGCCGACGAAGTCGCGGCCGAGGCCACGGAGATGACGGTCTTCGAAGACTTCGTGCAAGAGAAGGTGCTCGAAGGCCGCTCGATCCTCGGCCTTTATCCGCCGACGGAAGAGCAAAGCCGCACCGAGTTCGCTGCCTGGCGGCAGGCCCGCGGCCGCTGA
- a CDS encoding tripartite tricarboxylate transporter substrate-binding protein has protein sequence MSVFLSRRKLTAWCLALGACAAPLAHAQAPALDGPLTLVVGYTAGGSTDRIARLVAERLGAKLGVATTVENRPGEGGRLAAKEVKRAPAGQNVLMLGNPAVMVVAPLVFKDAGYDPDRDFVPVSQVSSYDFALAVGNKLQLDRAMFLVGRLWAHPEEAVFGVPATGSLPHFFGLMVGDALSVQPQIKGYGGSAPLSADLSGGSLPIAIDTLDSLYGQHLAGKIRILAVSGKKRVSFAPAIPTFREAGMKIDADGWNTFFAPATMPPAKVQLLAAAIRDVMQDPALQKAANAAYITPIVSTQAETVQMLKAFRQQWEPVVRRSGFQP, from the coding sequence ATGTCTGTTTTTCTTTCCCGCCGAAAGCTCACCGCATGGTGCCTGGCGCTCGGCGCGTGTGCCGCGCCCCTCGCCCATGCCCAGGCGCCCGCTCTCGACGGTCCGCTGACGCTGGTGGTGGGCTACACCGCCGGCGGCAGTACCGACCGCATCGCCCGCCTGGTGGCCGAGCGGCTCGGCGCCAAGCTCGGCGTGGCAACCACCGTCGAGAACCGCCCCGGCGAAGGCGGCCGGCTTGCAGCCAAGGAGGTCAAGCGCGCGCCCGCGGGACAGAACGTGCTGATGCTCGGCAACCCCGCCGTGATGGTGGTGGCGCCGCTCGTGTTCAAGGACGCGGGCTACGACCCCGACAGGGACTTTGTGCCGGTCTCGCAGGTCAGCAGCTACGACTTTGCGCTGGCGGTGGGCAACAAGCTGCAGCTCGACCGCGCCATGTTCCTGGTGGGCCGGCTCTGGGCGCATCCGGAAGAAGCCGTCTTCGGCGTGCCGGCAACCGGCAGCCTGCCCCACTTCTTCGGCCTGATGGTGGGCGACGCGCTCAGCGTGCAGCCGCAGATCAAGGGCTACGGCGGATCGGCGCCGCTGTCGGCCGACCTGAGCGGCGGCAGCTTGCCGATTGCGATCGACACGCTCGACTCGCTCTATGGCCAGCATCTGGCCGGCAAGATCCGCATCCTGGCTGTGTCGGGCAAGAAGCGTGTGAGCTTCGCGCCGGCGATTCCCACCTTCCGCGAGGCCGGCATGAAGATCGATGCCGACGGCTGGAACACCTTCTTCGCGCCCGCCACGATGCCGCCCGCCAAGGTGCAGTTGCTGGCCGCCGCCATCCGCGACGTGATGCAAGACCCGGCCTTGCAGAAGGCCGCCAATGCCGCCTACATCACACCCATCGTCAGCACGCAGGCCGAGACCGTGCAAATGCTCAAGGCCTTCCGTCAGCAATGGGAGCCGGTAGTGCGCCGGTCCGGCTTCCAGCCCTGA
- a CDS encoding low affinity iron permease family protein, protein MDKFFATFANATARAAGSPFAFLLCIALVVAWAVAGPFFGFSENWQLTINTGTTIVTFLMVFLIQNTQNRDGVALQTKLDELIRSSNAGDEFIGIEKLTDKELAVLHEQCEAAAKKSHAALDKTRGERARRAHKGATEKATRAESTT, encoded by the coding sequence ATGGACAAGTTCTTTGCAACCTTTGCGAATGCCACCGCGCGCGCAGCCGGCAGTCCATTTGCATTTCTGCTGTGCATCGCGCTGGTGGTTGCCTGGGCAGTTGCGGGCCCTTTCTTCGGCTTTTCGGAAAACTGGCAACTGACCATCAACACGGGCACCACCATCGTCACTTTCTTGATGGTGTTCCTGATCCAGAACACGCAAAACCGCGATGGGGTGGCACTTCAGACCAAGCTCGACGAACTGATTCGCTCTTCCAACGCCGGCGACGAATTCATCGGCATCGAGAAGCTCACCGACAAGGAGCTGGCCGTACTGCACGAACAGTGCGAAGCAGCCGCAAAGAAAAGCCATGCGGCGCTGGACAAGACGCGCGGTGAGCGTGCACGCCGCGCCCACAAGGGCGCCACTGAAAAAGCAACCCGAGCGGAAAGCACAACATGA
- the araD gene encoding L-arabinonate dehydratase has translation MQRSYDTLRSARWFAPDDFRSFGHRSRVMQMGYAPTDWVGKPIIAIVNTWSDANQCHSHFKQRVDDVKRGIFQAGGFPLELPAISLSESMVKPTTMLYRNFLAMETEELLRSHPIDGAVLMGGCDKTTPGLTMGALSMGLPFIYLPAGPMLRGNWRGQVLGSGSDAFKYWDQRRAGQLSDQAWQEMEAGIARSHGTCMTMGTAATMMGIAEAVGFSLPGASSIPAADANHVRMSAECGRRIVEMVWEDLTPAKMLTRANFENGIACAMAMGCSTNAIVHLIAMSRRAGHPVTLDDFDAASRRVPVVANIRPSGDTYLMEDFFYAGGLPAMLERIRGHLNTEARTVNGRTIGQNIEGAEVFNDDVIRPLENPIYAEGALAVLRGNIAPDGVVIKPSACAPHLLQHTGRALVFDDYPALKKAVDDPELDVTGDDILVLRNAGPRGAGMPEWGMLPIPTKLLKQGVKDMLRLSDARMSGTSYGGCLLHCSPEAAVGGPLALVRTGDRISVDVPARRIHLEVSDEELASRKAAWTPPPPRYERGYGWMFGRHILQANEGCDFDFLETAFGKPVPEPDIF, from the coding sequence ATGCAACGCTCCTACGACACCCTGCGCAGCGCCCGCTGGTTCGCACCCGACGACTTTCGCTCCTTCGGCCATCGCTCGCGCGTGATGCAGATGGGCTACGCGCCCACCGACTGGGTCGGCAAACCGATCATCGCCATCGTCAACACGTGGAGCGATGCCAACCAGTGTCACTCGCACTTCAAGCAGCGTGTGGACGACGTCAAGCGCGGCATCTTCCAGGCCGGCGGCTTTCCGCTGGAGCTGCCCGCCATCTCGCTGTCCGAGAGCATGGTCAAGCCGACCACCATGCTCTACCGCAACTTCCTGGCGATGGAAACCGAAGAGCTGCTGCGCAGCCATCCCATCGACGGCGCCGTGCTGATGGGCGGCTGCGACAAGACCACGCCGGGCCTCACCATGGGCGCGCTCAGCATGGGCCTGCCGTTCATCTACCTGCCGGCCGGCCCCATGCTGCGGGGCAACTGGCGGGGGCAGGTGCTGGGCTCTGGCTCGGACGCCTTCAAGTATTGGGACCAGCGCCGCGCCGGCCAGCTGAGCGACCAGGCCTGGCAAGAAATGGAAGCCGGCATTGCGCGCAGCCATGGCACCTGCATGACCATGGGCACCGCGGCCACCATGATGGGCATTGCCGAAGCCGTCGGTTTTTCGCTGCCGGGCGCATCGAGCATTCCGGCGGCCGATGCCAACCATGTGCGCATGAGCGCCGAATGCGGCCGCCGCATCGTCGAGATGGTGTGGGAAGACCTGACGCCCGCCAAGATGCTCACGCGCGCCAACTTCGAAAACGGCATCGCCTGCGCCATGGCCATGGGCTGCAGCACCAACGCCATCGTCCACCTGATTGCCATGTCGCGCCGCGCCGGCCACCCGGTCACGCTGGACGACTTCGATGCCGCAAGCCGCCGGGTGCCGGTGGTCGCCAACATCCGGCCTAGCGGCGATACCTATCTGATGGAAGATTTCTTCTACGCCGGCGGCCTGCCCGCGATGCTGGAGCGCATTCGCGGCCACCTGAACACCGAGGCGCGCACGGTCAACGGCCGCACCATCGGCCAGAACATCGAGGGCGCCGAGGTGTTCAACGATGACGTGATCCGGCCGCTCGAGAACCCCATCTATGCCGAAGGTGCGCTTGCCGTGCTGCGCGGCAACATCGCCCCCGATGGCGTGGTGATCAAGCCGAGCGCATGCGCGCCGCACCTTCTGCAGCACACCGGCCGCGCGCTGGTGTTCGACGACTACCCCGCGCTCAAGAAGGCAGTGGACGATCCCGAGCTGGACGTGACCGGCGACGATATCCTGGTGCTGCGCAATGCCGGCCCGCGCGGTGCCGGCATGCCCGAGTGGGGCATGCTGCCGATTCCCACCAAGCTGCTGAAGCAGGGCGTGAAAGACATGCTGCGCCTGTCTGACGCGCGCATGAGCGGCACCAGCTACGGCGGCTGCCTGCTGCACTGCTCGCCGGAGGCGGCTGTCGGCGGCCCGCTGGCACTGGTGCGCACAGGAGACCGCATCTCCGTCGACGTGCCCGCGCGGCGCATTCACCTGGAGGTGAGCGACGAGGAGCTGGCCAGCCGCAAGGCCGCATGGACACCGCCGCCGCCGCGCTACGAGCGCGGCTACGGGTGGATGTTCGGCCGCCACATCCTGCAAGCCAACGAGGGCTGCGACTTCGACTTTCTCGAAACCGCGTTCGGCAAGCCGGTGCCCGAGCCCGACATTTTCTGA
- a CDS encoding Bug family tripartite tricarboxylate transporter substrate binding protein: MPFIHRAARLLLAASAFVLAPTLALAQAEWPAAKTITYVVPFTAGGSTDIVGRILANKLQESLHQSVVVDNKPGQAGGIGAAYVAKAAPDGYTLFGGTISTHAINASLYKKLPYDPMKDFEPVSLVGRLPNVLIVNSQLGVNSVAELIALLKKDESKRTFASSGAGTSTHLAGEMFADMIGVKLTHVPYKGTPPAMTDVASGLVPFMFDQVTAALPLVKSGKLKLLAVTTGKRIALVPELPTMIESGVAGFEMSSWQAVYAPKGTPKPIIQRLNAEIVKALKQPDVQAKLSGQLAMDIAASTPEELRDHMAREIPRWAELVKKSGATAD, from the coding sequence ATGCCCTTCATTCACCGCGCCGCGCGGCTGCTGCTCGCCGCATCTGCATTCGTACTGGCCCCCACACTGGCGCTCGCGCAGGCTGAATGGCCCGCCGCCAAGACCATCACGTATGTCGTGCCGTTCACGGCCGGCGGCTCGACCGACATCGTGGGCCGCATCCTCGCCAACAAGTTGCAGGAGAGCCTGCACCAGTCGGTGGTGGTCGACAACAAGCCGGGGCAGGCCGGCGGCATCGGCGCCGCCTACGTGGCCAAGGCCGCGCCGGACGGCTATACGCTCTTCGGCGGCACCATCAGCACGCACGCCATCAACGCCAGCCTCTACAAGAAGCTGCCCTACGACCCGATGAAGGACTTCGAGCCCGTGTCGCTGGTCGGCCGGCTGCCCAATGTGCTGATTGTCAACAGCCAGCTTGGCGTCAACTCGGTGGCCGAGCTGATCGCGCTGCTCAAGAAAGACGAATCGAAGCGCACCTTCGCTTCTTCGGGAGCGGGCACATCGACCCACCTGGCCGGCGAGATGTTCGCCGACATGATCGGCGTGAAGCTCACCCACGTGCCGTACAAGGGCACGCCGCCCGCGATGACCGACGTGGCATCGGGCCTGGTGCCCTTCATGTTCGACCAGGTGACCGCCGCGCTGCCGCTCGTGAAGAGCGGCAAGCTCAAGCTGCTGGCGGTGACCACCGGCAAGCGCATTGCGCTGGTGCCCGAGTTGCCGACCATGATCGAATCGGGCGTGGCGGGTTTCGAGATGTCGTCGTGGCAAGCTGTGTACGCGCCCAAGGGCACGCCCAAGCCCATCATCCAGCGCCTCAACGCCGAGATCGTGAAGGCGCTCAAGCAGCCCGACGTGCAGGCCAAGCTCTCGGGCCAGCTGGCCATGGACATCGCCGCCAGCACGCCCGAGGAACTGCGCGACCACATGGCCCGCGAGATTCCGCGCTGGGCCGAGCTGGTGAAGAAGTCGGGCGCCACTGCCGACTGA
- a CDS encoding DUF2231 domain-containing protein, with amino-acid sequence MHARVRLLGHPVHQMLVVFPLGLLATAVVFDIIYLIGNSQVMAAVSYWMIAAGLVGGLLAAPFGTIDWLGIPAGTRAKRIGAMHGGGNVLVLLLFALSFFLRDRDYAPGLAQMVWSFAGAAIAMVTAWLGGELVDRLGIGVDEDASLNASSSLNKRHVVAGK; translated from the coding sequence ATGCACGCAAGAGTTCGTCTTCTCGGCCATCCGGTGCACCAGATGCTCGTGGTGTTTCCGCTCGGGCTGCTCGCCACGGCGGTGGTCTTCGACATCATCTACCTGATCGGCAACAGCCAGGTCATGGCGGCGGTGTCCTATTGGATGATCGCGGCGGGCCTGGTCGGCGGCCTTCTGGCTGCGCCTTTCGGCACCATCGACTGGCTGGGCATTCCGGCCGGAACGCGGGCCAAGCGCATCGGCGCAATGCACGGCGGTGGCAACGTGCTCGTGCTGCTGCTGTTCGCGCTGAGCTTTTTCCTGCGCGACAGGGACTACGCGCCGGGCCTGGCGCAAATGGTGTGGTCCTTCGCGGGTGCGGCCATCGCAATGGTCACCGCCTGGCTAGGCGGCGAGCTGGTGGACCGGCTGGGCATAGGCGTCGACGAAGACGCGAGCTTGAACGCTTCCAGTTCGCTGAACAAGCGGCATGTGGTGGCCGGCAAGTAA
- a CDS encoding ATP-binding protein, with amino-acid sequence MSAHLLPASDTGAPCAHQVQFYDDEKILIASAADFLAEALAEGGCALILATEAHRRNFRMRLSGVGPDDNIVFVDAAEALGQIVLNGKPDERLFNQLVGGLLDTLQGRGKLRIYGELVALLCADGKHEDALLLEGYWNRLATRREFELFCGYPLSVFPGTAHAAVFRHVCQAHSRVIPIGGTAIMAPAEIAVLQQKVLSLDDEVLRRRQAEESTRARERDLADFAENAAEGLHQVAADGTILWANRAELELLGYSADEYIGQHITRFHLDQPVIQDILKRLSAGETLRNYPARLVCKDGAIKHVLIQSNGRFENGVLRYTRCFSRDVTERVAREEAESERNDLLRQAPVAAALLVGTEHRFELANDVYKSMVGKFDLEGKTYAQALPELCARDDTLRILDEAFESGHPYVAEEHLTLVERAGSGRLDERYFKLSVQPLKRVDRLYGLMLIAVDVTDLVASRRGQERASAEREALLRDLERASRAKDEFLAVLGHELRNPLAPIVTALELMKRRGDLKTSKEQDAIHRQVQHLIRLVDDLMDVSRVTRGKLTLREETVQLASVLAKAVEMVSVLMEQRQHTLNALYPDSAMLWHGDPTRLAQVISNLLTNAARYTPLGGVIHLETRQEQGDVVISVTDNGRGIEEDALPKVFDLFYQGAQTIERAAGGLGVGLALVKSLVAAHNGTVQARSAGPGQGSEFTVRLPLPSSDQLKAISPEALALSSGAVLRRKVLIVDDNQDAADLLGAIFREHGHDARVAYDPAAALTLASSFKPEVAFLDIGLPVMDGYELAALLRKELGESAPLKIFSLTGFGQPADREKSRRAGMDGHFVKPVEEAQVLQAVLSVDMAERAPA; translated from the coding sequence ATGAGCGCCCATCTTCTCCCTGCCAGCGACACCGGCGCCCCTTGCGCCCACCAGGTGCAGTTCTACGACGACGAAAAGATCCTGATCGCGTCGGCAGCCGACTTTCTGGCCGAAGCCCTGGCTGAAGGCGGTTGCGCCCTGATTCTTGCCACCGAGGCACATCGCCGCAATTTCCGCATGCGCCTGTCCGGGGTTGGCCCCGACGACAACATCGTTTTCGTGGACGCCGCGGAAGCGCTCGGACAAATCGTGTTGAACGGCAAGCCCGACGAACGCCTGTTCAACCAGCTGGTCGGGGGCCTGCTCGATACCCTGCAAGGCCGCGGAAAGCTCCGCATCTACGGCGAGCTGGTCGCTCTTCTTTGCGCGGACGGCAAGCATGAAGATGCGCTCTTGCTGGAGGGTTACTGGAACCGACTTGCCACCCGGCGCGAGTTCGAGCTTTTTTGCGGCTATCCGCTCTCCGTATTCCCGGGCACGGCGCACGCCGCGGTATTCCGCCATGTGTGCCAGGCGCATTCCCGGGTGATTCCCATCGGCGGCACGGCCATCATGGCGCCGGCCGAGATCGCGGTGCTCCAGCAAAAGGTGCTGTCGCTGGACGACGAAGTGCTGCGCCGGCGCCAGGCTGAAGAATCCACGCGTGCGCGCGAGCGCGACTTGGCTGACTTCGCCGAGAACGCCGCGGAAGGCCTGCACCAGGTGGCGGCCGACGGCACGATCCTCTGGGCCAACCGGGCGGAACTCGAGCTGCTGGGCTACAGCGCCGACGAATACATCGGCCAGCACATCACGCGGTTTCATCTCGACCAGCCGGTGATCCAGGACATTCTCAAGCGGCTCAGCGCGGGGGAAACGCTGCGCAACTACCCGGCCCGCCTCGTCTGCAAGGACGGCGCCATCAAGCACGTTCTCATCCAGTCGAACGGCCGTTTCGAAAACGGGGTGCTGCGCTACACGCGCTGCTTTTCGCGCGACGTTACGGAGCGCGTGGCGCGCGAAGAAGCCGAGAGCGAACGAAACGACCTGCTGCGCCAGGCGCCTGTTGCCGCGGCGTTGCTGGTGGGCACCGAGCACCGGTTCGAACTGGCCAACGATGTCTACAAGTCGATGGTGGGCAAGTTCGACCTTGAAGGAAAAACCTACGCGCAGGCACTGCCCGAGCTTTGCGCGCGTGACGACACGCTGCGCATCCTGGACGAGGCCTTCGAATCCGGTCACCCCTATGTGGCCGAAGAGCACCTGACCCTGGTCGAGCGCGCCGGCAGCGGGCGCCTCGATGAACGCTATTTCAAGCTCAGTGTGCAGCCGCTGAAGCGGGTCGACCGCCTGTACGGCCTGATGCTGATTGCCGTGGACGTGACCGACCTCGTCGCCTCACGGCGGGGACAGGAGCGGGCGAGCGCCGAGCGCGAAGCGCTCCTGCGCGATCTCGAACGCGCCAGCCGGGCGAAGGACGAATTTCTTGCGGTGCTCGGGCACGAACTTCGCAATCCGCTGGCGCCGATCGTCACTGCGCTCGAGTTGATGAAGCGGCGCGGAGACCTCAAGACCTCGAAGGAGCAGGACGCCATCCACCGCCAGGTTCAGCACCTGATCCGGCTGGTCGACGACCTGATGGACGTGTCGCGCGTGACCCGGGGCAAGTTGACGCTGCGCGAAGAAACGGTTCAGCTGGCATCGGTGCTTGCAAAGGCCGTCGAAATGGTGAGCGTGCTGATGGAGCAGCGCCAGCACACACTGAATGCCCTCTATCCGGACAGCGCGATGCTCTGGCATGGAGACCCGACGCGCTTGGCCCAGGTGATCAGCAATCTGCTGACCAATGCCGCGCGCTACACCCCGTTGGGCGGCGTCATTCATCTGGAAACACGGCAGGAACAAGGCGACGTGGTCATCTCCGTGACCGACAACGGGCGGGGCATCGAAGAAGACGCGCTGCCCAAGGTCTTCGACCTGTTCTACCAGGGGGCGCAAACGATCGAGCGCGCCGCAGGCGGGCTCGGCGTGGGCCTGGCGCTGGTCAAGAGCCTGGTTGCCGCGCACAACGGCACGGTACAAGCCCGCAGTGCCGGGCCGGGACAAGGCAGCGAGTTCACGGTTCGCCTGCCGCTGCCCTCCAGCGACCAGTTGAAGGCCATCTCGCCCGAGGCGCTTGCGCTTTCGAGCGGCGCCGTGCTTCGCCGCAAGGTGTTGATCGTCGACGACAACCAGGATGCCGCGGACCTGCTCGGCGCAATATTCCGCGAGCACGGGCACGACGCGCGGGTGGCCTACGACCCGGCCGCGGCCTTGACGCTTGCCTCGTCGTTCAAGCCGGAGGTCGCCTTTCTGGACATCGGCTTGCCGGTGATGGACGGCTACGAGCTGGCCGCGCTGCTGCGAAAAGAACTGGGTGAATCAGCGCCTCTCAAGATTTTTTCGCTGACCGGGTTCGGCCAGCCGGCAGACCGCGAAAAGAGCAGGCGCGCCGGCATGGACGGCCACTTCGTGAAACCGGTGGAAGAGGCCCAGGTGCTGCAAGCTGTGCTGTCGGTCGATATGGCCGAGCGAGCCCCGGCTTGA